In Triticum urartu cultivar G1812 chromosome 6, Tu2.1, whole genome shotgun sequence, the following proteins share a genomic window:
- the LOC125515024 gene encoding anthranilate O-methyltransferase 2-like, producing the protein MAVMRMEHDFHMAEGEDDNSYAKNSRLQENALVETKPALQEAVTQVYAALPHPTMTIVDLGCSSGENTLFFVSNVIKAVADHLEKLGGRTAELQFFLNDLPGNDFNRVFRSVQRFKNSIGGMCRRKGEEIPAFFIAGLPSSYYRRLLPRSSVHLFHSSYCLHWRSRLPHGLEGKKRPYLNKGNIYIAMTTPPSVVKMYQEEFEKDMLLFLRLRHEELVAGGQMMLTFLGRKHGDAYSGGLCRLLGLLSRSMQSLVDEGLVEKEKLDSFNLPLYGPSMEEVKAIVDQSQQFRMNHIKLFETNWDPYDDSEGNDVRDSVQSGINVSKTLRAVMEPLFASHFGESVLDELFKKFAYNVEVHLKKEKTKYSVITLSLTRI; encoded by the exons ATGGCAGTCATGAGGATGGAGCATGACTTCCATATGGCCGAAGGAGAAGACGACAACAGCTACGCCAAGAACTCAAGGCTTCAG GAAAATGCCTTGGTTGAGACTAAGCCGGCTCTCCAGGAGGCCGTGACACAAGTGTACGCGGCTCTCCCCCATCCAACAATGACCATTGTTGACCTGGGCTGCTCTTCGGGCGAGAACACGCTCTTCTTCGTCTCCAATGTGATCAAAGCGGTCGCCGACCATCTTGAGAAGCTCGGTGGCCGTACCGCTGAGCTCCAGTTCTTTCTCAATGATTTACCAGGAAATGACTTCAACCGCGTCTTTCGATCGGTTCAACGATTCAAGAACTCGATTGGTGGTATGTGTCGTCGCAAGGGAGAGGAGATACCTGCTTTCTTCATCGCCGGGTTGCCGAGCTCCTACTACAGGAGGCTTCTGCCTCGCAGCAGTGTTCACCTCTTTCACTCGTCGTATTGCCTGCATTGGCGCTCTCGG CTTCCCCATGGATTAGAGGGCAAGAAAAGACCATATCTCAACAAAGGAAACATCTACATTGCGATGACTACCCCACCATCGGTGGTAAAAATGTACCAAGAGGAGTTTGAGAAGGACATGTTGTTGTTCCTCCGTCTGCGACATGAAGAACTAGTTGCAGGCGGACAGATGATGCTCACATTTCTAGGGAGGAAACATGGTGATGCCTACAGCGGAGGTCTCTGCCGTCTACTCGGGCTACTTTCACGGTCTATGCAATCACTTGTTGACGAG GGCCTCGTGGAGAAGGAAAAGCTCGACTCCTTTAATCTACCTTTGTACGGCCCATCAATGGAAGAAGTCAAAGCAATCGTCGATCAAAGCCAGCAGTTTCGCATGAATCATATCAAGCTGTTCGAGACCAACTGGGATCCTTACGACGATTCGGAAGGCAATGATGTGCGTGACAGTGTCCAAAGTGGCATAAATGTCTCCAAGACCTTGAGGGCAGTGATGGAGCCCCTGTTTGCAAGCCATTTCGGCGAATCCGTCCTCGACGAGCTCTTCAAGAAATTTGCATACAACGTCGAGGTGCACCTAAAGAAGGAGAAGACCAAGTACTCTGTCATTACTCTGTCGTTAACAAGAATATGA